Proteins co-encoded in one Synechococcus elongatus PCC 6301 genomic window:
- a CDS encoding Vat family streptogramin A O-acetyltransferase yields the protein MTYPSPHNKHPLPDFLQVCFIKNTVKNPNILIGDYTYYDDPEDSENFERNVLYHFPFVGDKLIIGKFCAIARGVKFIMNGAAHKMSGFSTYPFEIFGPSWDRVMPQPGDYPYKGDTVIGNDVWIGYETLILPGVKIGHGAIIGARSLVTKDVPPYGIVGGNPADVLKMRFSEPVIEALLEIAWWDWPVEKITENLEAIVGADLDVLKNVSS from the coding sequence ATGACCTATCCCAGTCCTCACAATAAGCATCCTTTGCCAGATTTTCTGCAGGTCTGCTTCATCAAGAATACGGTGAAAAATCCCAATATTCTGATTGGGGATTACACCTATTACGATGATCCTGAAGATTCTGAGAACTTTGAGCGTAATGTGCTTTATCACTTTCCCTTTGTCGGCGATAAGCTGATCATCGGTAAGTTTTGTGCGATCGCTCGAGGTGTGAAATTCATCATGAATGGTGCGGCTCACAAGATGTCGGGCTTTTCAACCTATCCCTTTGAGATCTTTGGGCCGAGCTGGGATCGCGTTATGCCTCAGCCGGGCGACTATCCTTATAAAGGTGATACCGTCATTGGTAATGATGTTTGGATTGGTTATGAAACGCTAATTTTGCCAGGTGTGAAAATCGGTCACGGTGCGATTATCGGAGCGCGATCGCTCGTTACTAAAGATGTGCCACCCTATGGGATTGTTGGGGGAAATCCCGCAGATGTTTTGAAGATGCGTTTTTCAGAGCCTGTCATCGAAGCCTTGTTAGAAATTGCTTGGTGGGATTGGCCAGTTGAGAAAATTACTGAGAATTTAGAAGCGATCGTGGGTGCAGATTTGGATGTTCTGAAAAATGTCAGCAGTTGA
- the psbM gene encoding photosystem II reaction center protein PsbM, which yields MQVNELGFLASLLFVLVPSVFLIVLYIQTASREAK from the coding sequence ATGCAAGTCAACGAGCTTGGGTTCCTTGCCAGTCTGCTGTTTGTGCTCGTGCCGAGCGTCTTTTTGATCGTCCTGTACATCCAGACGGCAAGCCGCGAAGCGAAATAA
- a CDS encoding universal stress protein, with product MIQKILLADSGTGNSEEMLKQLLEIPTLKQASISILHVVPGQISPEQLTQKWEEGGKLLATAVQSLKLDPTKVSTILRQGDPKTVVCQVAEEINTDLIIMGSRGLKRLQSILQNSVSQYVFQLSAKPMLLVRDDIYVKRLNRIMVAIDKSEAAQEALKQAIALARDISGGQLLLSHVTSGPAASNPEEDPILQAAAKTARQQGIEVKLFTASSNKAGEAICAIAADANADLLILGSPDRRPTIAKGLPDLDRLLGGSISDYVRVYADCPVLLTRTAA from the coding sequence ATGATTCAAAAAATCTTGCTCGCTGATTCTGGCACCGGCAACTCTGAGGAAATGCTCAAGCAGCTGCTGGAGATTCCGACTCTCAAGCAGGCCAGTATCTCAATTCTGCATGTAGTGCCCGGCCAAATTAGCCCTGAACAGCTAACTCAAAAATGGGAAGAAGGCGGCAAGCTACTCGCCACCGCCGTTCAGTCCCTCAAGCTCGATCCCACCAAGGTCAGCACCATCCTGCGCCAAGGTGATCCCAAAACGGTTGTCTGTCAGGTGGCGGAAGAGATCAACACTGACTTGATCATCATGGGCTCGCGCGGTCTGAAGCGCCTGCAATCAATCCTGCAGAACTCGGTTAGTCAGTACGTGTTTCAGCTGTCGGCGAAACCAATGTTGTTGGTGCGCGACGACATCTACGTCAAACGCCTGAACCGGATTATGGTGGCGATCGATAAGTCAGAAGCAGCTCAAGAGGCTCTGAAACAAGCGATCGCCTTGGCTCGCGATATCAGCGGCGGCCAGCTGCTACTCTCTCATGTCACTAGCGGCCCGGCAGCAAGCAATCCCGAGGAAGATCCGATCTTGCAAGCAGCGGCAAAAACGGCTCGCCAACAGGGAATCGAGGTGAAACTGTTCACGGCTTCCAGTAATAAGGCCGGTGAAGCAATCTGTGCGATCGCGGCTGATGCGAATGCGGATCTGCTGATTCTCGGCTCGCCCGATCGCCGTCCCACCATTGCCAAAGGCTTGCCGGATCTCGATCGCCTCTTGGGCGGCTCCATTTCTGACTACGTCCGCGTTTATGCGGATTGCCCCGTGCTGTTGACCCGCACCGCCGCTTAA
- a CDS encoding ABC1 kinase family protein translates to MPPVSFPLAAYDRYDAEAITRYYRRRPWLAIARLSVIFWNFLGFGWRLLWDQRQQAGDAHLPERAAELRQILTNLGPTFIKAGQALSTRPDLVRVDFLDELTKLQDQLPPFPNDQAFEIMAEELGRPVSQSFEELSPEPIAAASLGQVYKGKLFSGETVAVKVQRPNLLPTITLDLFLIRWAATWFGSLLPLNLGHDLTLIVDEFGYKLFEEIDYENEGRNAERFAENFRDCPYVKAPKIYWAFSSRHVLTLEWIDGVKLTAAAELDQLGINADAVVKTGVISGLQQLLEFGFFHADPHPGNLFALPSSPRPDGLGCMAYIDFGMMDQLDQLTKETLVDAVVHLINRDYVELAQDFITLGFLTPDSDLTPIIPALESVLGDIMGEKVRDFNFKTITDRFSELMYDYPFRVPAKFALIIRSLVTQEGLALSVNPDFRIVDVAYPYIAKRLLQGESPQLRRRLLEVLVKDGKFRWNRLENLIAIAQNDGGFDLLPTAQMGLQYLFSDEGAYLRNQLLLALTENERLQTEPLQRLWELLRPELEPARVAGHAFNAFVAFSRDRAAAFFPTLALESNR, encoded by the coding sequence TTGCCGCCTGTGAGTTTTCCCCTTGCTGCCTACGATCGCTACGATGCCGAGGCGATCACCCGCTACTACCGTCGTCGTCCTTGGTTGGCGATCGCGCGGCTCAGCGTTATTTTCTGGAACTTCCTAGGGTTTGGCTGGCGACTGTTATGGGATCAGCGCCAACAGGCTGGTGATGCTCATCTGCCGGAGCGGGCAGCGGAACTACGACAGATTCTGACGAACCTAGGACCAACCTTTATCAAAGCGGGTCAGGCCCTCTCGACGCGGCCAGATTTGGTGCGAGTCGATTTCTTGGATGAACTGACCAAACTGCAAGACCAGCTGCCCCCTTTTCCCAATGATCAAGCCTTCGAGATCATGGCAGAGGAACTGGGGCGACCCGTCAGTCAGTCCTTTGAAGAACTCTCGCCAGAGCCAATCGCAGCTGCCAGTTTAGGTCAGGTCTATAAAGGCAAATTGTTCAGTGGCGAAACGGTCGCAGTTAAAGTCCAGCGCCCTAATCTGCTGCCGACAATCACCCTCGATCTGTTTCTGATTCGCTGGGCTGCAACTTGGTTTGGATCGTTGTTGCCACTCAATCTTGGCCACGATTTGACGCTGATTGTCGATGAGTTTGGCTACAAGCTATTCGAGGAAATTGACTACGAAAATGAAGGACGTAATGCGGAACGTTTTGCCGAAAACTTCCGCGACTGTCCCTATGTCAAAGCGCCCAAAATTTACTGGGCATTTAGCAGCCGTCATGTGCTGACGCTGGAATGGATTGACGGTGTCAAACTCACTGCTGCTGCCGAACTTGACCAGTTGGGTATTAATGCAGATGCAGTAGTCAAAACTGGTGTTATTTCCGGTTTGCAGCAACTGCTGGAATTTGGTTTCTTCCACGCCGATCCTCACCCGGGCAACCTCTTTGCCCTGCCATCCAGCCCGCGACCCGATGGCTTAGGCTGCATGGCTTACATTGACTTCGGCATGATGGATCAGCTGGATCAGTTGACCAAAGAAACCCTAGTCGATGCCGTCGTTCACTTGATCAATCGTGATTATGTTGAGCTGGCGCAGGACTTTATTACCCTTGGCTTCCTGACGCCCGATAGTGATCTCACGCCCATTATCCCAGCCTTGGAGTCGGTGCTGGGCGACATCATGGGCGAGAAGGTTCGCGACTTCAACTTCAAGACGATTACCGATCGCTTCTCAGAGTTGATGTATGACTATCCTTTCCGTGTTCCGGCTAAATTTGCCCTGATCATTCGATCGCTCGTCACGCAAGAAGGTTTGGCGTTGAGCGTTAATCCCGACTTCCGCATTGTCGATGTGGCCTATCCCTACATCGCTAAGCGACTACTACAGGGTGAATCGCCGCAGCTCCGTCGTCGTCTCTTGGAAGTGTTGGTCAAAGATGGCAAATTCCGCTGGAATCGCCTCGAAAATCTGATTGCGATCGCTCAGAATGACGGCGGTTTTGATCTACTGCCGACTGCACAAATGGGTCTGCAATATCTGTTCTCGGATGAAGGAGCTTATCTGCGCAATCAGCTGCTGCTCGCTCTGACTGAGAATGAGCGCTTGCAAACGGAACCCCTGCAGCGACTGTGGGAGCTGCTGCGACCGGAACTGGAACCTGCCCGAGTGGCAGGCCATGCCTTTAATGCCTTTGTGGCTTTCTCTCGCGATCGCGCTGCGGCTTTCTTCCCTACGCTGGCTCTCGAATCCAATCGCTGA
- a CDS encoding acyl-CoA thioesterase gives MSADINLENVAPPWFDYPLRVQPHHTDYAGIVWHGTYLAWLEEARVECLRSVGVAFSDLVALGVDLPVVDLGVRYRRAIALGESVLVRVRTGPSQGVRLVWDCQICLSPDQVCATAQVILAPVDRQRGRILRQLPEPLEAAIARLQAGQYSPE, from the coding sequence ATGTCTGCTGACATAAATCTTGAAAATGTAGCACCGCCTTGGTTTGACTATCCCTTGCGGGTCCAGCCCCATCACACCGACTATGCAGGCATTGTCTGGCATGGCACCTATCTGGCTTGGCTAGAAGAGGCGCGAGTGGAATGTCTGCGATCGGTGGGCGTCGCCTTCTCAGATTTGGTGGCCTTGGGCGTCGATTTACCCGTAGTAGATCTTGGGGTTCGCTATCGCCGTGCGATCGCCCTCGGTGAGTCTGTGCTGGTGCGGGTGCGCACGGGCCCGAGTCAAGGTGTGCGGCTGGTCTGGGATTGTCAGATCTGTCTGTCGCCCGACCAAGTTTGCGCTACAGCACAGGTGATTTTGGCTCCCGTCGATCGCCAACGGGGACGAATTCTTCGGCAGCTCCCTGAACCATTAGAGGCCGCGATCGCGCGACTCCAAGCAGGGCAGTACAGTCCCGAATGA
- a CDS encoding transglutaminase-like domain-containing protein, with protein MSSVINFDHPSIQILAAELRADQTSTTAIAQACFEWVRDQIRHSSDYQLNPVTCRASEVLEHRTGYCYAKSHLLVALLRACSIPAGFCYQRLSFDEASERYCLHGLVAVKLPGLGWYRLDPRGNKADIDAQFCPPQEQLAYSAQQLGEADWPVIFAEPLPIVVQTLQASLDWESVLAAIPDIALADFAVMTQGLESVSC; from the coding sequence GTGAGTTCTGTGATCAATTTCGATCATCCCTCGATTCAAATCTTGGCGGCAGAACTTCGGGCTGATCAGACTTCTACAACGGCGATCGCTCAGGCTTGCTTTGAATGGGTGCGCGATCAGATTCGCCATAGTTCCGACTATCAACTTAATCCTGTCACTTGTCGCGCTTCAGAGGTGCTGGAGCATCGAACCGGCTATTGCTACGCCAAAAGTCATCTGTTGGTTGCACTGCTGCGGGCTTGCTCAATTCCAGCGGGCTTTTGCTATCAGCGACTCAGCTTTGATGAAGCGAGCGAGCGCTACTGCTTGCATGGATTAGTGGCTGTAAAACTCCCGGGACTTGGTTGGTATCGCCTCGATCCACGAGGCAATAAAGCGGACATTGATGCTCAGTTTTGCCCACCGCAAGAGCAGCTTGCCTACTCAGCACAGCAGCTGGGGGAAGCCGACTGGCCCGTGATTTTTGCGGAGCCTCTTCCGATTGTTGTCCAGACTCTTCAAGCCAGTCTTGATTGGGAGTCTGTACTGGCGGCAATTCCTGACATTGCACTGGCGGATTTTGCAGTGATGACTCAAGGTTTAGAGTCGGTTTCTTGCTGA
- the dprA gene encoding DNA-processing protein DprA, producing MTLLDSVAPLRSRLQESSTAWASPDPESLYCLALSHVPRLGPALLRRLLMHFGCFEAAWEAPTTALLEVDGIGLLLAEAIATVRQQHQPEALWEQHQRQNPHFLLWTDPAYPRLLREIPTPPPVLYYRGNLDLIQPPLDAVAIGVVGTRDPSPYGRRWTGKLSGAIAQAGYTVISGLAYGVDTEAHQACLEARGKTVAVLGTGVNVIYPPQNRALYEAILEQGGLILSEQPSGTQPDRGSFPARNRIIAGLSRALLVTEAPGRSGALITAHLANEFCRDVYILPNSLDNPKAAGCLSLIQQGAQPILGSGHLLDWLRQLPPLDPQSPPLMPSAVPSQEVEEAIADLSPEQAQVYALLSDQPISKDDIVEQSGLDFHQVQIHLTHLEILGLAEVLPSDLCQRC from the coding sequence ATGACCTTGCTTGATTCTGTTGCACCGCTGCGATCGCGCTTGCAAGAATCCTCGACGGCTTGGGCCAGTCCTGATCCGGAGTCCCTCTACTGTCTTGCCCTGTCACATGTGCCACGCCTAGGGCCAGCCTTGCTCCGGCGGTTGCTGATGCACTTTGGTTGCTTTGAAGCTGCTTGGGAAGCACCAACAACTGCACTACTGGAAGTCGATGGGATCGGGTTGTTGTTGGCAGAAGCGATCGCAACTGTCAGACAGCAGCACCAGCCAGAAGCTTTGTGGGAGCAGCACCAGCGCCAAAATCCTCATTTTTTACTGTGGACTGATCCGGCCTATCCGCGCCTCTTACGTGAAATTCCCACGCCACCGCCTGTCCTTTACTACCGAGGCAACTTAGACCTGATTCAACCGCCGCTGGACGCTGTCGCGATCGGGGTTGTGGGCACTCGTGACCCCTCGCCCTACGGTCGTCGCTGGACTGGCAAGTTAAGTGGTGCGATCGCCCAAGCCGGTTACACCGTGATTTCTGGCTTGGCCTACGGCGTGGATACGGAAGCCCATCAAGCTTGTCTGGAAGCGCGGGGCAAAACCGTGGCAGTGCTCGGCACTGGCGTCAATGTGATCTATCCGCCGCAGAACCGCGCCTTGTACGAGGCGATTTTGGAGCAAGGTGGATTAATTCTGAGTGAGCAGCCCAGCGGCACGCAACCCGATCGCGGCTCTTTTCCTGCCCGCAATCGCATCATTGCGGGTCTCAGTCGGGCACTGTTAGTGACAGAAGCGCCAGGTCGATCAGGTGCGTTGATTACAGCTCATCTCGCGAATGAATTCTGTCGAGATGTCTACATCTTGCCCAATAGTTTAGATAACCCTAAAGCAGCAGGTTGCCTGAGTTTAATTCAACAGGGTGCGCAACCAATTTTAGGCTCCGGTCATCTCCTCGACTGGCTGCGGCAGTTGCCACCCCTCGATCCACAGTCCCCGCCCCTGATGCCCTCAGCAGTGCCGAGTCAAGAAGTAGAAGAAGCGATCGCTGATCTCAGTCCTGAACAAGCACAGGTCTATGCCCTGTTAAGCGACCAGCCGATCAGCAAAGATGACATTGTCGAGCAATCGGGGCTGGACTTTCATCAGGTTCAAATTCACTTGACTCACTTAGAAATCTTGGGCTTAGCTGAGGTCTTACCGAGCGATCTTTGTCAGCGTTGCTAG
- a CDS encoding DUF3318 domain-containing protein, producing the protein MSELQRLKGLLPPELQSWVFVEASAAVDPPLVTCEEIGRDEVEIQIDLLRWEQLAIDQRNLLFWHEVGRIQNDAIPRDGWEMAALAIGLGGAVGELWVRDGLLLLLALGLSGFAGYRLYLKNNSEKKLQEAIAADERAIALSTRFGYSLPNAYKSLGSAIKTLIEQTPKKKQRSFYENRLQALRRSAAKAKAKAQQQVAANPETFEDVYQQG; encoded by the coding sequence ATGAGCGAACTTCAGCGTCTCAAGGGTTTGCTGCCACCCGAATTGCAGAGTTGGGTCTTTGTCGAAGCTTCGGCTGCCGTCGATCCGCCCTTGGTGACCTGCGAAGAAATCGGCCGCGACGAAGTCGAAATCCAGATCGACCTCCTGCGCTGGGAGCAGTTAGCGATCGACCAACGCAACCTGCTGTTCTGGCATGAAGTGGGCCGCATCCAAAATGATGCAATTCCCCGTGATGGCTGGGAAATGGCAGCTTTGGCGATCGGCTTGGGCGGCGCTGTCGGTGAACTGTGGGTGCGCGACGGTCTGTTGCTGTTGCTAGCCCTTGGCCTCTCGGGATTTGCTGGCTATCGCCTTTACCTAAAAAACAACAGCGAGAAAAAGCTGCAAGAAGCGATCGCAGCTGATGAACGCGCGATCGCGCTCTCAACGCGCTTTGGTTACAGTCTGCCGAATGCCTACAAGAGTTTAGGCAGCGCCATCAAAACGCTGATTGAGCAAACCCCCAAGAAAAAACAGCGCAGCTTCTACGAAAATCGATTGCAAGCTTTGCGCCGCAGTGCTGCCAAAGCAAAAGCGAAGGCTCAACAGCAAGTGGCCGCGAATCCTGAAACTTTCGAAGACGTCTATCAGCAAGGCTAG
- a CDS encoding SAM hydrolase/SAM-dependent halogenase family protein has product MSRLLTLLTDFGSQDSYVGAMKGVIYSLCPQATLVDLCHEVPAQDVAAGRWQLLQAVPYFPAGSVHLAVVDPDVGSDRRAVVIETAIGLLIGPDNGLWSGVLSRFPAQRAVSLTNPNYWQSPQPDPTFHGRDIFAPAAAHLLNGVPLTELGPLIDPASLQTLIESHPQRSDQGWQGQIQAIDRFGNLITNLPAELGQTAAGLIWGDRWLPLARTYSEVAIGELLVLAGSHGYLEIAQRNGSAQQTLAANMGAVVRLVCGRAP; this is encoded by the coding sequence ATGAGTCGCCTGCTGACCTTACTGACGGATTTTGGGTCGCAGGACAGTTACGTGGGGGCGATGAAAGGGGTGATTTATTCCCTCTGCCCGCAGGCAACCCTAGTTGATTTGTGTCATGAAGTTCCAGCACAGGATGTGGCGGCAGGGCGTTGGCAGTTATTGCAAGCCGTGCCCTACTTCCCAGCCGGCAGCGTGCACCTGGCTGTTGTGGATCCGGACGTGGGTAGTGATCGCCGCGCTGTGGTCATTGAAACCGCGATCGGCCTATTAATTGGCCCTGACAATGGCCTTTGGAGTGGCGTCCTCAGTCGCTTTCCAGCACAACGGGCAGTTAGCCTCACTAACCCGAACTACTGGCAATCGCCCCAGCCTGATCCGACTTTCCATGGTCGCGACATTTTTGCACCGGCGGCCGCTCATTTGCTCAATGGCGTGCCGTTGACTGAGCTGGGGCCTCTGATCGATCCCGCTTCCCTGCAGACTCTGATCGAGTCGCACCCGCAGCGATCGGATCAGGGTTGGCAGGGACAAATTCAGGCGATCGATCGCTTTGGCAACTTGATCACCAATCTTCCAGCCGAACTGGGTCAAACAGCGGCAGGTCTGATCTGGGGCGATCGCTGGTTGCCCTTGGCTCGGACTTACAGCGAGGTTGCGATTGGCGAGCTGCTGGTGCTGGCAGGGAGTCATGGCTATTTGGAAATCGCCCAGCGTAACGGCTCTGCGCAGCAGACTTTAGCAGCCAACATGGGCGCAGTCGTGCGATTGGTCTGTGGGCGGGCACCCTAG
- a CDS encoding aminotransferase class I/II-fold pyridoxal phosphate-dependent enzyme, producing the protein MAKPLFDQLLASAQQARAPFHTPGHKLGRAIATHLQQAWGSAIFQSDLPELPELDNLYAASGVLAESQAQAAEVFGADRSWFLVNGSTGGLLAAILTICSPGDRLLLPRNAHRSLLSGCILSGAMPVWITPPEAADFDLVGVPTPEQVATALAQDPQIKAVVLVSPTYEGVCADVAAIAAIAHNHNLPLIIDAAHGAHLGFHPDLPRSPLHEGADLVVQSTHKLLGALTQAAMLHCKGDRIDPERLSQSLALVQSSSPSYLLLASLEAATEQMRTSAQDLLQVTIDLARQAHQRLAELPGLQLPALKIGNREGFPQWDRTRLVINFQSCGWSGFCADEYLHEQWQVTAELPSLSNLVFHLSLGNRIEDIDRLVTACDRLLSQEHQEELPPRLPVWLEPETILSPRQAWFSRHQTVSAEQAIGAIAAECVWPYPPGIPVLVAGERISKSAVDYLRQVQTTGGILSGCADPELTTLRIVQDSDTIHASCLS; encoded by the coding sequence ATGGCCAAGCCGCTCTTTGACCAACTGCTGGCGAGCGCTCAGCAGGCCCGCGCTCCTTTTCACACGCCGGGACACAAGCTCGGGCGGGCGATCGCAACCCATCTTCAACAGGCCTGGGGATCAGCCATTTTCCAGAGTGATCTACCCGAGTTACCGGAGTTGGATAATCTCTACGCCGCCAGCGGGGTTTTAGCCGAGAGTCAAGCCCAAGCAGCGGAGGTGTTTGGGGCCGATCGCAGCTGGTTTTTGGTCAATGGCTCGACTGGCGGACTGTTGGCCGCGATTTTGACCATCTGCAGTCCCGGCGATCGCCTGCTGTTGCCCCGCAATGCTCACCGATCGCTGTTGAGTGGCTGCATTTTGAGCGGCGCGATGCCGGTTTGGATCACGCCACCGGAGGCGGCAGACTTTGACCTAGTTGGTGTCCCAACGCCTGAACAAGTCGCTACAGCACTGGCTCAGGATCCGCAGATCAAAGCAGTTGTGCTTGTCTCACCGACCTACGAAGGAGTCTGCGCGGATGTGGCTGCGATCGCCGCGATCGCACACAATCACAACCTGCCGCTGATTATTGATGCCGCTCACGGCGCGCATTTGGGCTTCCATCCTGACCTCCCGCGATCGCCCTTACATGAAGGCGCAGATTTGGTTGTCCAATCAACTCACAAGCTACTGGGAGCGTTGACTCAAGCCGCCATGCTGCACTGCAAGGGCGATCGCATTGATCCTGAACGGCTCAGCCAATCCTTAGCTCTGGTGCAGAGCAGTAGCCCGAGTTACCTCTTGCTAGCCTCGCTGGAAGCGGCAACAGAACAGATGCGAACTTCAGCCCAAGACTTACTCCAAGTCACCATTGATCTCGCTCGCCAAGCCCATCAGCGACTGGCCGAGTTGCCGGGTCTGCAGTTACCCGCTCTAAAGATCGGCAATCGCGAGGGCTTTCCCCAGTGGGACCGAACACGGCTGGTGATCAACTTTCAGTCCTGCGGCTGGAGCGGCTTCTGCGCCGATGAATATTTGCACGAGCAATGGCAAGTTACGGCGGAGTTGCCCAGCCTCTCGAATCTTGTTTTTCATCTCAGCTTGGGTAACCGTATTGAAGACATCGATCGCCTCGTCACAGCCTGCGATCGCCTCCTCTCTCAGGAACATCAAGAGGAACTGCCACCGCGTCTGCCGGTTTGGTTAGAACCCGAAACCATCCTGAGCCCTCGCCAAGCTTGGTTTTCTCGCCATCAAACCGTCAGTGCAGAGCAAGCGATCGGCGCGATCGCGGCAGAATGTGTTTGGCCCTACCCGCCCGGGATTCCCGTTTTGGTGGCTGGCGAGCGGATTTCGAAGAGCGCAGTAGACTATCTGCGACAGGTACAGACGACCGGCGGCATTCTCAGCGGGTGCGCTGACCCTGAACTAACCACCCTGCGCATCGTGCAGGACTCTGACACGATTCATGCCTCCTGCCTCTCCTGA
- the cbiT gene encoding precorrin-6Y C5,15-methyltransferase subunit CbiT, whose amino-acid sequence MPPASPDRSWPYTTSGIPDDWFAQLPGIPLTKREVRLLILAQLRLEASSCLWDVGAGTGTIPVEAGLLCPKGKVIAIERDEEVCALIQRNCQQFAVSNVDVVMCTAPDCLAAIAHSPDRAVIEGGRPIATVISSVWQRLQPQGRLVVTTASLEGLYTISETLAQLPARNIEVVQAAMNRLERRGRSQVLAAVDPIFILSGEKLE is encoded by the coding sequence ATGCCTCCTGCCTCTCCTGACCGTTCCTGGCCCTACACGACGTCGGGCATCCCTGACGATTGGTTTGCCCAACTACCCGGAATCCCCCTCACGAAGCGGGAAGTGCGGCTGCTGATTTTGGCGCAACTCCGCCTCGAAGCTAGCTCCTGTCTCTGGGACGTTGGCGCAGGAACGGGCACGATTCCGGTTGAAGCGGGTTTGCTCTGCCCCAAGGGCAAAGTGATTGCGATCGAGCGGGATGAGGAAGTTTGCGCCCTGATCCAGCGCAATTGCCAACAGTTCGCCGTCAGCAATGTCGATGTCGTTATGTGCACCGCACCCGACTGCTTGGCGGCGATCGCCCACTCTCCCGATCGCGCCGTGATTGAAGGCGGCCGCCCGATCGCCACTGTGATTAGTAGCGTCTGGCAACGACTCCAGCCCCAAGGTCGCCTTGTCGTGACCACTGCCAGCTTGGAGGGGCTATATACGATTTCAGAGACGCTAGCTCAGCTCCCAGCTCGCAATATCGAAGTGGTGCAAGCGGCGATGAATCGTCTCGAACGCCGAGGCCGCAGCCAAGTGCTCGCGGCAGTTGATCCAATCTTTATCCTCAGCGGTGAAAAACTGGAATAG